The Mangifera indica cultivar Alphonso chromosome 8, CATAS_Mindica_2.1, whole genome shotgun sequence genome has a window encoding:
- the LOC123224050 gene encoding kinesin-like protein KIN-UB isoform X2, with amino-acid sequence MTSTTYKNGAVHKGNVKPITATSSNLKSSSFKPRLNPSQSPGSALRRSNPSSFVAAAGNDGVPGRVRVAVRLRPQNAEELVADADFADCVELQPESVLDGYNGTVMAYGQTGTGKTFTLGRLGEEDTSCRGIMVRSMEDILADISLETDSVCVSYLQLYMETIQDLLDPVNDNISIVEDPKTGDVSLPGATIVEIRDQKSFVELLRLGEAHRIAANTKLNAESSRSHAILMIHVKRSVGGRDESFSCETENASHWVKPSKPLVHKSKLVIVDLAGSERVHKSGSEGHMLEEAKSINLSLSALGKCINALAENSAHVPVRDSKLTRLLRDSFGGTARTSLIVTIGPSPRHRGETSSTILFGQRAMKVENMLKIKEEFDYKSLSRKLEIQLDRLIAENERQQKAFDDEVERINLEAQSRISEVERNFADALEKEKLKCQMEYMESVKKLEEKMVLNQQKQESNGFISDRCNGEVPGVAVAEEVAEIRKLLQNEMYMRKTAEDALTKLRSQFGQYMQSASCEDTEISKLQKMLEDETHQKKKLEEDIVILQSQLMQLTFEAEQMRRCLGEYGNTYTGLDSHSRYSETGNRLKAPISTLFEQVGLQKILALLESEDANVRIHAVKVVANLAAEEANQERIVKAGGLSSLLMLLRSFEDETVRRVAAGAIANLAMNESNQELIMQQGGISLLSITAGDAEDPQTLRMVAGAIANLCGNDKLQTKLRSEGGIRALLGTVRCGHPDVLSQVARGFANFAKCESRAATQGIKSGRSLLIEDGALPWIVQNANDEAAAIRRHLELALCHLAQHEVNAKDMISGGALWELVRISRDCSRDDIRNLALRTLSSSPIFKAEMRRLRIDF; translated from the exons ATGACTTCCACTACTTATAAAAACGGTGCGGTTCATAAGGGAAATGTGAAGCCAATTACTGCAACATCTTCAAATTTGAAATCATCTTCTTTCAAACCTAGGCTTAATCCATCTCAGTCGCCGGGATCAGCTCTTCGCCGCAGCAATCCATCATCTTTTGTCGCCGCTGCCGGAAATGACGGAG TACCAGGAAGGGTTCGGGTGGCAGTGAGATTGCGGCCTCAAAATGCTGAAGAGTTGGTAGCAGATGCAGATTTTGCTGATTGTGTGGAACTGCAACCAGAG AGTGTTCTGGATGGCTACAATGGGACTGTCATGGCTTATGGTCAGACTGGCACAGGGAAAACTTTTACACTTGGTCGATTGGGAGAGGAAGACACTTCTTGTCGTGGAATTATGGTCCGGTCAATGGAGGATATTTTAGCTGATATTTCTTTGGAGACAGATTCTGTTTGTGTCTCGTATTTGCAG CTTTACATGGAGACCATCCAGGATCTCCTTGATCCAGTGAATGATAATATCTCAATTGTGGAAGATCCAAAAACTGGTGATGTTTCACTGCCCGGGGCAACAATTGTTGAGATTAGGGACCAAAAAAGTTTTGTGGAATTGCTGAGGCTGGGGGAAGCTCACCGAATTGCTgctaatacaaaattaaatgcTGAGTCTTCTCGCAGCCATGCTATTCTGATG ATACATGTTAAGAGGTCAGTTGGAGGAAGAGATGAATCTTTTTCATGTGAAACTGAGAATGCATCTCACTGGGTAAAACCTTCAAAGCCACTTGTACATAAAAGCAAGCTGGTTATAGTAGATCTGGCAGGTTCAGAACGTGTTCACAAGTCAG GAAGTGAGGGGCATATGTTGGAGGAAGCCAAGTCTATTAATCTTTCACTTAGTGCATTAGGAAAGTGCATAAATGCTCTGGCAGAGAATAGTGCCCATGTACCAGTTCGTGATTCGAAACTTACAAGATTGCTTAGAGATTCATTTGGAG GAACAGCAAGAACCTCATTAATTGTGACCATTGGTCCATCTCCACGTCATCGAGGAGAGACTTCCAGTACCATATTGTTTGGTCAGAGg GCTATGAAGGTGGAGAATATgctgaaaataaaagaagagtttgaTTATAAAAGTTTGTCTAGGAAGCTTGAAATACAACTGGACAGGCTCATAGCAGAAAATGAAAGGCAACAGAAAGCATTTGATGATGAAGTTGAGAGAATAAATTTAGAAGCTCAGAGTCGTATTTCTGAGGTTGAAAGAAATTTTGCTGATGCCTTGGAG AAAGAAAAACTGAAGTGCCAGATGGAGTATATGGAATCAGTAAAGAAGCTGGAGGAAAAGATGGTGTTAAATCAACAGAAGCAAGAAAGTAATGGCTTCATTAGCGATAGATGTAATGGAGAG GTGCCTGGAGTTGCTGTTGCTGAGGAAGTTGCAGAGATCAGAAAGTTACTTCAAAATGAAATGTATATGAGAAAGACAGCTGAAGATGCGCTCACCAAGCTCAGGAGTCAGTTTGGGCAATATATGCAATCAGCG TCATGTGAAGATACAGAAATTTCAAAGCTTCAGAAAATGCTGGAGGATGAGACACATCAGAAAAAGAAACTTGAAGAAGATATAGTGATATTACAAAGCCAATTAATGCAACTGACTTTTGAAGCTGAGCAG ATGCGAAGATGTCTTGGTGAGTATGGAAATACTTATACAGGTTTGGATAGTCATTCTCGATACAGTGAGACTGGGAACAGACTGAAGGCACCAATTAGTACCCTTTTTGAACAAG TGGGGTTGCAAAAGATATTGGCATTACTTGAGTCAGAAGATGCCAATGTACGAATTCATGCTGTAAAGGTGGTGGCCAACCTAGCAGCTGAAG AAGCAAATCAGGAAAGGATTGTTAAAGCTGGTGGTCTTTCTTCCTTGCTGATGCTTCTTAGAAGTTTCGAGGACGAAACTGTTCGCAGAGTAGCAGCAGGTGCAATTGCCAATCTTGCAATGAATG AGTCCAATCAAGAACTTATAATGCAACAAGGAGGAATCAGTTTGTTATCTATTACAGCAGGCGATGCTGAGGATCCTCAAACCCTACGCATGGTTGCTGGAGCTATCGCTAATCTATGTGGCAATG ATAAGCTTCAAACAAAGCTGAGATCGGAAGGTGGAATTAGGGCCTTGCTAGGAACAGTGAGATGTGGACACCCAGATGTTTTATCTCAAGTTGCACGAGGATTTGCCAATTTTGCAAAATGCGAGTCCCGAGCAGCTACTCAAG GGATAAAAAGTGGCAGATCTCTGCTGATAGAAGATGGTGCACTTCCATGGATTGTGCAAAACGCAAATGATGAAGCTGCAGCAATCAGGCGACACCTTGAGCTTGCTCTCTGTCACTTAGCACAGCATG aagtAAATGCTAAGGACATGATAAGTGGAGGTGCCCTTTGGGAGTTAGTACGAATCTCACGGGATTGTTCTCGAGATGACATAAGAAATCTTGCTCTTCGGACTCTGAGTTCCAGTCCCATCTTTAAAGCTGAAATGCGGCGATTACGGATAGACTTCTGA
- the LOC123224050 gene encoding kinesin-like protein KIN-UB isoform X3, with protein sequence MAYGQTGTGKTFTLGRLGEEDTSCRGIMVRSMEDILADISLETDSVCVSYLQLYMETIQDLLDPVNDNISIVEDPKTGDVSLPGATIVEIRDQKSFVELLRLGEAHRIAANTKLNAESSRSHAILMIHVKRSVGGRDESFSCETENASHWVKPSKPLVHKSKLVIVDLAGSERVHKSGSEGHMLEEAKSINLSLSALGKCINALAENSAHVPVRDSKLTRLLRDSFGGTARTSLIVTIGPSPRHRGETSSTILFGQRAMKVENMLKIKEEFDYKSLSRKLEIQLDRLIAENERQQKAFDDEVERINLEAQSRISEVERNFADALEKEKLKCQMEYMESVKKLEEKMVLNQQKQESNGFISDRCNGEVPGVAVAEEVAEIRKLLQNEMYMRKTAEDALTKLRSQFGQYMQSASCEDTEISKLQKMLEDETHQKKKLEEDIVILQSQLMQLTFEAEQMRRCLGEYGNTYTGLDSHSRYSETGNRLKAPISTLFEQVGLQKILALLESEDANVRIHAVKVVANLAAEEANQERIVKAGGLSSLLMLLRSFEDETVRRVAAGAIANLAMNESNQELIMQQGGISLLSITAGDAEDPQTLRMVAGAIANLCGNDKLQTKLRSEGGIRALLGTVRCGHPDVLSQVARGFANFAKCESRAATQGIKSGRSLLIEDGALPWIVQNANDEAAAIRRHLELALCHLAQHEVNAKDMISGGALWELVRISRDCSRDDIRNLALRTLSSSPIFKAEMRRLRIDF encoded by the exons ATGGCTTATGGTCAGACTGGCACAGGGAAAACTTTTACACTTGGTCGATTGGGAGAGGAAGACACTTCTTGTCGTGGAATTATGGTCCGGTCAATGGAGGATATTTTAGCTGATATTTCTTTGGAGACAGATTCTGTTTGTGTCTCGTATTTGCAG CTTTACATGGAGACCATCCAGGATCTCCTTGATCCAGTGAATGATAATATCTCAATTGTGGAAGATCCAAAAACTGGTGATGTTTCACTGCCCGGGGCAACAATTGTTGAGATTAGGGACCAAAAAAGTTTTGTGGAATTGCTGAGGCTGGGGGAAGCTCACCGAATTGCTgctaatacaaaattaaatgcTGAGTCTTCTCGCAGCCATGCTATTCTGATG ATACATGTTAAGAGGTCAGTTGGAGGAAGAGATGAATCTTTTTCATGTGAAACTGAGAATGCATCTCACTGGGTAAAACCTTCAAAGCCACTTGTACATAAAAGCAAGCTGGTTATAGTAGATCTGGCAGGTTCAGAACGTGTTCACAAGTCAG GAAGTGAGGGGCATATGTTGGAGGAAGCCAAGTCTATTAATCTTTCACTTAGTGCATTAGGAAAGTGCATAAATGCTCTGGCAGAGAATAGTGCCCATGTACCAGTTCGTGATTCGAAACTTACAAGATTGCTTAGAGATTCATTTGGAG GAACAGCAAGAACCTCATTAATTGTGACCATTGGTCCATCTCCACGTCATCGAGGAGAGACTTCCAGTACCATATTGTTTGGTCAGAGg GCTATGAAGGTGGAGAATATgctgaaaataaaagaagagtttgaTTATAAAAGTTTGTCTAGGAAGCTTGAAATACAACTGGACAGGCTCATAGCAGAAAATGAAAGGCAACAGAAAGCATTTGATGATGAAGTTGAGAGAATAAATTTAGAAGCTCAGAGTCGTATTTCTGAGGTTGAAAGAAATTTTGCTGATGCCTTGGAG AAAGAAAAACTGAAGTGCCAGATGGAGTATATGGAATCAGTAAAGAAGCTGGAGGAAAAGATGGTGTTAAATCAACAGAAGCAAGAAAGTAATGGCTTCATTAGCGATAGATGTAATGGAGAG GTGCCTGGAGTTGCTGTTGCTGAGGAAGTTGCAGAGATCAGAAAGTTACTTCAAAATGAAATGTATATGAGAAAGACAGCTGAAGATGCGCTCACCAAGCTCAGGAGTCAGTTTGGGCAATATATGCAATCAGCG TCATGTGAAGATACAGAAATTTCAAAGCTTCAGAAAATGCTGGAGGATGAGACACATCAGAAAAAGAAACTTGAAGAAGATATAGTGATATTACAAAGCCAATTAATGCAACTGACTTTTGAAGCTGAGCAG ATGCGAAGATGTCTTGGTGAGTATGGAAATACTTATACAGGTTTGGATAGTCATTCTCGATACAGTGAGACTGGGAACAGACTGAAGGCACCAATTAGTACCCTTTTTGAACAAG TGGGGTTGCAAAAGATATTGGCATTACTTGAGTCAGAAGATGCCAATGTACGAATTCATGCTGTAAAGGTGGTGGCCAACCTAGCAGCTGAAG AAGCAAATCAGGAAAGGATTGTTAAAGCTGGTGGTCTTTCTTCCTTGCTGATGCTTCTTAGAAGTTTCGAGGACGAAACTGTTCGCAGAGTAGCAGCAGGTGCAATTGCCAATCTTGCAATGAATG AGTCCAATCAAGAACTTATAATGCAACAAGGAGGAATCAGTTTGTTATCTATTACAGCAGGCGATGCTGAGGATCCTCAAACCCTACGCATGGTTGCTGGAGCTATCGCTAATCTATGTGGCAATG ATAAGCTTCAAACAAAGCTGAGATCGGAAGGTGGAATTAGGGCCTTGCTAGGAACAGTGAGATGTGGACACCCAGATGTTTTATCTCAAGTTGCACGAGGATTTGCCAATTTTGCAAAATGCGAGTCCCGAGCAGCTACTCAAG GGATAAAAAGTGGCAGATCTCTGCTGATAGAAGATGGTGCACTTCCATGGATTGTGCAAAACGCAAATGATGAAGCTGCAGCAATCAGGCGACACCTTGAGCTTGCTCTCTGTCACTTAGCACAGCATG aagtAAATGCTAAGGACATGATAAGTGGAGGTGCCCTTTGGGAGTTAGTACGAATCTCACGGGATTGTTCTCGAGATGACATAAGAAATCTTGCTCTTCGGACTCTGAGTTCCAGTCCCATCTTTAAAGCTGAAATGCGGCGATTACGGATAGACTTCTGA
- the LOC123224250 gene encoding AT-hook motif nuclear-localized protein 22-like gives MNPVTAHGRPLPPPFHTRDIHLQPHHQFQHSHRQNSDEEQNGNGSLNRGQKRDRDENNTTTTTTMTDNTNITENKDESAMVPGGEGEINRRPRGRPTGSKNKPKPPIIITRDSANALRSHVMEIANGCDIMESVSTFARRRQRGICILSGCGTVTNVTLRQPAAPGAVVSLHGRFEILSLAGSFLPPPAPPAASGLTIYLAGGQGQVVGGSVLGPLLASGPVVIMASSFGNAAYERLPLEEEEAPVGSMPGSGPLGSPELLGQQPPGQQQEQPQQLMQDPNASFIHGLPPNLLNSVQLPAEAYWGTGRPSF, from the coding sequence ATGAATCCAGTTACAGCTCATGGCCGTCCTCTTCCTCCTCCCTTTCACACAAGAGATATTCATCTACAACCCCACCACCAATTTCAACACTCTCACCGACAAAATTCTGATGAAGAACAAAACGGTAACGGAAGCTTAAACCGTGGCCAAAAACGAGATCGTGATGAAAACAACactacaacaacaacaacaatgacCGACAACACAAACATAACTGAAAACAAAGACGAATCAGCCATGGTCCCTGGAGGAGAAGGAGAAATCAATAGAAGACCCCGAGGCAGACCGACCGGCTCCAAAAACAAGCCTAAGCCACCTATCATCATAACCCGTGATAGCGCAAATGCCCTCCGATCTCATGTCATGGAAATCGCCAACGGCTGTGATATAATGGAAAGTGTATCTACATTTGCTAGGCGAAGACAAAGAGGGATTTGCATTCTGAGTGGTTGTGGCACTGTAACTAATGTAACTCTAAGACAACCGGCTGCACCCGGTGCAGTTGTATCCTTACATGGTAGATTCGAGATTTTATCGCTTGCAGGATCATTTTTACCGCCTCCTGCGCCACCGGCTGCTTCAGGTCTCACTATATATTTAGCCGGGGGTCAGGGTCAGGTGGTGGGGGGAAGTGTTTTGGGCCCGCTTCTTGCATCAGGTCCAGTGGTGATTATGGCATCTTCTTTTGGTAATGCGGCGTATGAGAGACTTCCATTGGAGGAAGAAGAGGCACCGGTGGGCTCCATGCCTGGGAGTGGACCCCTAGGGTCGCCGGAACTTTTGGGGCAACAGCCACCAGGGCAGCAGCAAGAACAACCACAGCAATTGATGCAAGATCCTAATGCTTCTTTCATTCATGGCTTACCACCAAATCTTCTAAATTCCGTGCAATTACCAGCTGAGGCCTATTGGGGCACAGGTCGTCCTTCTTTTTAA
- the LOC123224050 gene encoding kinesin-like protein KIN-UB isoform X1 produces the protein MTSTTYKNGAVHKGNVKPITATSSNLKSSSFKPRLNPSQSPGSALRRSNPSSFVAAAGNDGVPGRVRVAVRLRPQNAEELVADADFADCVELQPELKRLKLRKNNWDSDTYEFDEVLTEFASQKRVYEVVAKPVVESVLDGYNGTVMAYGQTGTGKTFTLGRLGEEDTSCRGIMVRSMEDILADISLETDSVCVSYLQLYMETIQDLLDPVNDNISIVEDPKTGDVSLPGATIVEIRDQKSFVELLRLGEAHRIAANTKLNAESSRSHAILMIHVKRSVGGRDESFSCETENASHWVKPSKPLVHKSKLVIVDLAGSERVHKSGSEGHMLEEAKSINLSLSALGKCINALAENSAHVPVRDSKLTRLLRDSFGGTARTSLIVTIGPSPRHRGETSSTILFGQRAMKVENMLKIKEEFDYKSLSRKLEIQLDRLIAENERQQKAFDDEVERINLEAQSRISEVERNFADALEKEKLKCQMEYMESVKKLEEKMVLNQQKQESNGFISDRCNGEVPGVAVAEEVAEIRKLLQNEMYMRKTAEDALTKLRSQFGQYMQSASCEDTEISKLQKMLEDETHQKKKLEEDIVILQSQLMQLTFEAEQMRRCLGEYGNTYTGLDSHSRYSETGNRLKAPISTLFEQVGLQKILALLESEDANVRIHAVKVVANLAAEEANQERIVKAGGLSSLLMLLRSFEDETVRRVAAGAIANLAMNESNQELIMQQGGISLLSITAGDAEDPQTLRMVAGAIANLCGNDKLQTKLRSEGGIRALLGTVRCGHPDVLSQVARGFANFAKCESRAATQGIKSGRSLLIEDGALPWIVQNANDEAAAIRRHLELALCHLAQHEVNAKDMISGGALWELVRISRDCSRDDIRNLALRTLSSSPIFKAEMRRLRIDF, from the exons ATGACTTCCACTACTTATAAAAACGGTGCGGTTCATAAGGGAAATGTGAAGCCAATTACTGCAACATCTTCAAATTTGAAATCATCTTCTTTCAAACCTAGGCTTAATCCATCTCAGTCGCCGGGATCAGCTCTTCGCCGCAGCAATCCATCATCTTTTGTCGCCGCTGCCGGAAATGACGGAG TACCAGGAAGGGTTCGGGTGGCAGTGAGATTGCGGCCTCAAAATGCTGAAGAGTTGGTAGCAGATGCAGATTTTGCTGATTGTGTGGAACTGCAACCAGAG CTTAAGAGGTTGAAACTTCGAAAGAACAATTGGGACTCTGACACTTATGAATTCGATGAAGTTCTTACTGAATTTGCATCGCAGAAGCGTGTCTATGAAGTTGTTGCGAAGCCAGTTGTGGAG AGTGTTCTGGATGGCTACAATGGGACTGTCATGGCTTATGGTCAGACTGGCACAGGGAAAACTTTTACACTTGGTCGATTGGGAGAGGAAGACACTTCTTGTCGTGGAATTATGGTCCGGTCAATGGAGGATATTTTAGCTGATATTTCTTTGGAGACAGATTCTGTTTGTGTCTCGTATTTGCAG CTTTACATGGAGACCATCCAGGATCTCCTTGATCCAGTGAATGATAATATCTCAATTGTGGAAGATCCAAAAACTGGTGATGTTTCACTGCCCGGGGCAACAATTGTTGAGATTAGGGACCAAAAAAGTTTTGTGGAATTGCTGAGGCTGGGGGAAGCTCACCGAATTGCTgctaatacaaaattaaatgcTGAGTCTTCTCGCAGCCATGCTATTCTGATG ATACATGTTAAGAGGTCAGTTGGAGGAAGAGATGAATCTTTTTCATGTGAAACTGAGAATGCATCTCACTGGGTAAAACCTTCAAAGCCACTTGTACATAAAAGCAAGCTGGTTATAGTAGATCTGGCAGGTTCAGAACGTGTTCACAAGTCAG GAAGTGAGGGGCATATGTTGGAGGAAGCCAAGTCTATTAATCTTTCACTTAGTGCATTAGGAAAGTGCATAAATGCTCTGGCAGAGAATAGTGCCCATGTACCAGTTCGTGATTCGAAACTTACAAGATTGCTTAGAGATTCATTTGGAG GAACAGCAAGAACCTCATTAATTGTGACCATTGGTCCATCTCCACGTCATCGAGGAGAGACTTCCAGTACCATATTGTTTGGTCAGAGg GCTATGAAGGTGGAGAATATgctgaaaataaaagaagagtttgaTTATAAAAGTTTGTCTAGGAAGCTTGAAATACAACTGGACAGGCTCATAGCAGAAAATGAAAGGCAACAGAAAGCATTTGATGATGAAGTTGAGAGAATAAATTTAGAAGCTCAGAGTCGTATTTCTGAGGTTGAAAGAAATTTTGCTGATGCCTTGGAG AAAGAAAAACTGAAGTGCCAGATGGAGTATATGGAATCAGTAAAGAAGCTGGAGGAAAAGATGGTGTTAAATCAACAGAAGCAAGAAAGTAATGGCTTCATTAGCGATAGATGTAATGGAGAG GTGCCTGGAGTTGCTGTTGCTGAGGAAGTTGCAGAGATCAGAAAGTTACTTCAAAATGAAATGTATATGAGAAAGACAGCTGAAGATGCGCTCACCAAGCTCAGGAGTCAGTTTGGGCAATATATGCAATCAGCG TCATGTGAAGATACAGAAATTTCAAAGCTTCAGAAAATGCTGGAGGATGAGACACATCAGAAAAAGAAACTTGAAGAAGATATAGTGATATTACAAAGCCAATTAATGCAACTGACTTTTGAAGCTGAGCAG ATGCGAAGATGTCTTGGTGAGTATGGAAATACTTATACAGGTTTGGATAGTCATTCTCGATACAGTGAGACTGGGAACAGACTGAAGGCACCAATTAGTACCCTTTTTGAACAAG TGGGGTTGCAAAAGATATTGGCATTACTTGAGTCAGAAGATGCCAATGTACGAATTCATGCTGTAAAGGTGGTGGCCAACCTAGCAGCTGAAG AAGCAAATCAGGAAAGGATTGTTAAAGCTGGTGGTCTTTCTTCCTTGCTGATGCTTCTTAGAAGTTTCGAGGACGAAACTGTTCGCAGAGTAGCAGCAGGTGCAATTGCCAATCTTGCAATGAATG AGTCCAATCAAGAACTTATAATGCAACAAGGAGGAATCAGTTTGTTATCTATTACAGCAGGCGATGCTGAGGATCCTCAAACCCTACGCATGGTTGCTGGAGCTATCGCTAATCTATGTGGCAATG ATAAGCTTCAAACAAAGCTGAGATCGGAAGGTGGAATTAGGGCCTTGCTAGGAACAGTGAGATGTGGACACCCAGATGTTTTATCTCAAGTTGCACGAGGATTTGCCAATTTTGCAAAATGCGAGTCCCGAGCAGCTACTCAAG GGATAAAAAGTGGCAGATCTCTGCTGATAGAAGATGGTGCACTTCCATGGATTGTGCAAAACGCAAATGATGAAGCTGCAGCAATCAGGCGACACCTTGAGCTTGCTCTCTGTCACTTAGCACAGCATG aagtAAATGCTAAGGACATGATAAGTGGAGGTGCCCTTTGGGAGTTAGTACGAATCTCACGGGATTGTTCTCGAGATGACATAAGAAATCTTGCTCTTCGGACTCTGAGTTCCAGTCCCATCTTTAAAGCTGAAATGCGGCGATTACGGATAGACTTCTGA